One part of the Microlunatus elymi genome encodes these proteins:
- the recN gene encoding DNA repair protein RecN: MLSELRISDLGVISEATLELDPGLTVVTGETGAGKTMIVSGIDLLLGGKADTGAIRAGAERARVEGVFRVADQELAAAVAEAGGRVEDDELLVARHLTAAGRSRAYLGGAQVPATLCGEVTGELVTVHGQSEQIRLGRSDRQREILDRFAGAKLAKLLTSYGHDYAERRAAVAELDELRRNAQQRAREIDLLKFGLDEISAVEPQPGEDQALATEATRLQAADDLRLAATTAMVAITGDDDDPAGDSGALSAIGRARKATEQLAELDPDAAELAQRVAEVSYLLTDAAADLSRYLDGLESEPGRLELIAERRSQLAGLTRKYGSSVDEVLAWGADAARQLAELETGDDRIGQLENRIAELDVRLDEQATKITKLRRTAAQKLIKQVLTELAALAMPHARLEFALSAADYGPYGRDQVELLFSANPGSEPRNLARVASGGELSRVRLALEVVLAGNGDGGTFVFDEVDAGVGGKVAVEIGRRLARLADHSQVIVVTHLAQVAAFADRHYVVAKSDDGQVTTSGVTRVIDGARSAELARMMAGLEQTESSIAHAEELLAEAGQTRGQTSS; the protein is encoded by the coding sequence ATGCTCTCCGAACTGCGGATCTCCGACCTGGGGGTGATCAGCGAGGCGACGCTGGAGTTGGACCCAGGGCTGACCGTGGTGACCGGCGAGACCGGTGCGGGCAAGACGATGATCGTCAGCGGGATCGACCTGCTGCTCGGCGGCAAGGCCGACACCGGAGCGATCCGAGCCGGCGCCGAGCGGGCTCGGGTCGAGGGAGTGTTCCGCGTCGCCGACCAGGAGCTGGCCGCGGCGGTGGCGGAGGCCGGCGGCCGGGTCGAGGATGACGAATTGCTGGTGGCACGGCATCTGACCGCGGCCGGTCGCAGCCGGGCCTACCTCGGCGGCGCTCAGGTGCCGGCCACGCTGTGCGGCGAGGTCACCGGCGAACTGGTCACGGTGCACGGCCAGTCGGAGCAGATCCGGCTCGGTCGCTCGGACCGGCAGCGGGAGATCCTGGACCGCTTCGCCGGGGCGAAGTTGGCCAAGCTGCTGACCTCGTACGGGCACGACTACGCCGAGCGTCGGGCCGCGGTCGCCGAACTGGACGAGTTGCGGCGCAACGCGCAGCAACGGGCCCGCGAGATCGACCTGCTCAAATTCGGGCTGGACGAGATCTCCGCCGTCGAGCCGCAGCCGGGCGAGGATCAGGCGCTCGCCACAGAGGCCACCCGGCTGCAGGCCGCAGATGATCTTCGGCTGGCCGCCACCACCGCGATGGTGGCGATCACCGGCGACGACGACGATCCGGCCGGCGACTCGGGTGCGTTGTCGGCGATCGGCCGGGCGCGCAAGGCCACCGAGCAACTGGCCGAGCTGGACCCGGACGCGGCCGAGCTGGCGCAACGAGTGGCCGAGGTGAGCTATCTGCTCACCGACGCGGCCGCCGACCTGAGTCGTTATCTGGACGGGTTGGAGTCCGAGCCGGGCCGGCTGGAGCTGATCGCCGAACGGCGTTCCCAGTTGGCAGGGCTGACCCGCAAGTACGGCAGCAGCGTGGACGAGGTGCTGGCCTGGGGAGCCGACGCCGCCCGGCAACTGGCCGAGTTGGAGACCGGCGACGACCGGATCGGCCAGTTGGAGAATCGGATCGCCGAGTTGGACGTTCGGCTGGACGAGCAGGCGACCAAGATCACCAAGCTGCGACGGACCGCGGCGCAGAAGTTGATCAAGCAGGTGCTGACCGAGTTGGCCGCGTTGGCGATGCCGCACGCCCGGCTGGAGTTCGCGCTGTCCGCCGCCGACTACGGTCCGTACGGGCGTGATCAGGTGGAGTTGCTGTTCAGTGCCAACCCCGGCAGCGAACCGCGCAATCTGGCCCGGGTCGCCTCCGGCGGCGAGTTGTCCCGGGTCCGGCTGGCGCTGGAGGTCGTGCTGGCCGGCAACGGTGACGGCGGCACGTTCGTGTTCGACGAGGTCGACGCCGGCGTCGGTGGCAAGGTGGCGGTGGAGATCGGCCGGCGGCTGGCGCGGTTGGCCGACCACTCACAAGTGATTGTTGTGACCCATCTGGCGCAGGTGGCAGCCTTCGCCGATCGGCATTACGTGGTGGCGAAATCCGACGACGGTCAGGTCACCACCAGCGGGGTGACCCGAGTGATCGACGGCGCACGATCGGCGGAGCTGGCTCGGATGATGGCCGGCCTGGAGCAGACCGAGAGCTCGATCGCTCACGCCGAGGAACTCCTCGCCGAGGCCGGCCAGACCCGAGGTCAGACCTCCAGCTGA
- a CDS encoding tetratricopeptide repeat protein, which yields MEAKPDEPHIPEGTDIRKLDRSVRAELRSLPKDLAEIVAGHLLLAGELIDTDPERAYAHAEAARRRAARLPIVREGAAETAYAAGKFDVALGEYRALRRMTGSADYLPVMADCERALGRPQQALRLIKEAAGQPMDPASSIELRIVEAGARHDQGQTAEAARLMRATLAGLGRQAADPSMRLPVARLQYALADVLLDLEDPVGAQRAFARAVELDDDGATDAQERLDQLNGLQITFDDSDDGDDDSDHDSDDDLDSTGDEDDGGSDEGEPRAD from the coding sequence TTGGAAGCCAAGCCGGACGAGCCGCACATCCCCGAAGGCACCGACATCCGCAAGCTGGACCGAAGCGTACGGGCCGAGCTGCGCAGCCTGCCGAAGGACCTGGCCGAGATCGTCGCCGGCCATCTGTTGCTGGCCGGAGAACTGATCGACACCGATCCGGAACGCGCGTACGCCCACGCCGAGGCCGCCCGCCGACGCGCCGCCCGGCTGCCCATCGTACGTGAGGGAGCGGCCGAAACCGCTTATGCAGCAGGGAAGTTCGACGTCGCGCTGGGCGAGTATCGGGCGCTGCGACGGATGACCGGCTCGGCCGACTACCTGCCGGTGATGGCCGACTGCGAGCGGGCCCTGGGCCGGCCGCAGCAGGCGTTGCGGTTGATCAAGGAGGCAGCAGGGCAGCCGATGGATCCGGCTTCCTCGATCGAGTTGCGGATCGTCGAAGCCGGTGCCCGACATGATCAAGGTCAGACCGCCGAGGCCGCCCGGCTGATGCGGGCCACCCTGGCCGGACTGGGCAGGCAGGCAGCCGACCCGTCGATGCGTCTGCCGGTGGCCCGACTGCAGTACGCGTTGGCTGACGTCCTGCTCGACCTGGAGGATCCCGTCGGCGCGCAACGGGCGTTCGCCCGCGCTGTCGAACTCGACGATGACGGGGCCACCGATGCGCAGGAGCGGTTGGATCAGCTGAACGGGCTGCAGATCACCTTCGACGACAGCGACGACGGTGACGATGACAGCGACCACGACAGTGACGACGACCTCGATTCGACCGGCGACGAGGATGACGGCGGATCCGACGAAGGAGAACCGCGTGCTGATTGA
- a CDS encoding histidine phosphatase family protein has translation MTFEVVYLARHGQTEWNQQGRRQGGLDSPLTAAGRQHAADLAALAKSLEVDLVASSPIGRARTTAKPSADALGQSVQIVDELAEVDHGAMAGLTTPEVDVRFPGALERRRSDKYRWRFPAGESYADAEIRAAAALELIAELGTRRPLIVSHEMIGRMLLKNLIMTTPEVALSVQQPHHVVFRVDPAKRLVEELATT, from the coding sequence GTGACCTTCGAGGTGGTGTACCTGGCCCGGCACGGGCAGACGGAGTGGAATCAGCAGGGCCGCCGGCAGGGCGGCCTGGACTCCCCGCTGACCGCGGCCGGACGACAGCACGCCGCCGACCTGGCGGCGCTGGCGAAAAGTCTGGAGGTTGACCTCGTTGCCAGCAGTCCGATCGGTCGAGCTCGGACAACGGCAAAACCATCTGCTGATGCGCTGGGGCAGAGCGTCCAGATCGTCGACGAGTTGGCCGAAGTTGATCATGGAGCGATGGCCGGGCTGACCACGCCGGAGGTCGACGTTCGGTTCCCCGGTGCGCTGGAACGGCGCCGGTCGGACAAGTACCGCTGGCGATTCCCTGCCGGCGAGAGCTACGCCGACGCCGAGATACGGGCCGCGGCGGCCCTGGAGTTGATTGCCGAGCTCGGCACCCGTCGACCGTTGATCGTCTCGCACGAGATGATCGGCCGGATGCTGCTCAAGAATCTGATCATGACCACGCCGGAGGTCGCACTGTCCGTGCAGCAACCGCACCACGTGGTCTTCCGGGTGGATCCGGCAAAGCGGCTGGTGGAGGAATTGGCGACCACCTGA
- the steA gene encoding putative cytokinetic ring protein SteA, producing the protein MKVPSVLRRRAQSAESGGVVRLDRRTKNLTKRLKPGEIAVIDHADLDRVSAEALVECQVSAVINIAGSVSGRYPNFGPQILLDAGIELIDRAVPADEEAKDLFAVLTEGDQIRLNDGEILDEHDAVVGRGELMDRQALDRQLSQAQTGLSDQIIAFTENTMSYLREEKDLLLEGVGVPQVKTSFEGRHVLIVVRGYDYRDDLIALRSYISERRPLLIGVDGGADALLENGYAPDIILGDMDSCSDAALNCGAELVVHAYRDGRAPGLERIKKLGLEAVVFPVLGTSEDAAMLLADSKGAQLIVAVGTHASLVEFLDKGRSGMASTFLTRLRVGPKLVDAKGVSRIYRSEVKGWHIVLLVLSALLALVTAMAFTNFGRQVGDLLLARWNDVVYWLKELFT; encoded by the coding sequence ATGAAGGTTCCCTCTGTCTTGCGCCGTCGGGCGCAGTCCGCCGAATCCGGGGGAGTCGTGCGCCTGGACCGGCGTACGAAGAACCTGACCAAGCGGCTCAAGCCCGGCGAGATCGCGGTGATCGACCATGCCGATCTGGACCGGGTCAGCGCCGAGGCGCTGGTGGAGTGCCAGGTCAGCGCGGTGATCAACATCGCCGGCTCAGTGTCCGGTCGCTATCCCAACTTCGGCCCGCAGATCCTGCTCGATGCCGGGATCGAGCTGATCGACCGCGCGGTACCTGCCGACGAGGAAGCCAAGGACCTGTTCGCCGTACTCACCGAAGGTGACCAGATCCGGCTGAACGACGGCGAGATCCTGGACGAGCACGACGCCGTCGTCGGCCGCGGAGAGTTGATGGACCGGCAGGCTCTGGACCGGCAACTGAGCCAGGCACAGACCGGGCTGAGCGATCAGATCATCGCGTTCACCGAGAACACGATGAGCTATCTGCGGGAGGAGAAGGACCTGCTGCTGGAGGGCGTCGGCGTCCCCCAGGTGAAGACCTCCTTCGAGGGCCGGCACGTGCTCATCGTCGTTCGCGGCTACGACTATCGCGACGACCTGATCGCGTTGCGCTCCTACATCTCCGAGCGCCGGCCGCTGCTGATCGGGGTCGACGGCGGTGCGGACGCCCTGCTGGAGAACGGCTACGCGCCCGACATCATCCTCGGCGACATGGACTCCTGCAGCGACGCCGCCCTCAACTGCGGCGCCGAACTGGTGGTGCACGCCTATCGCGACGGCCGCGCTCCCGGTCTGGAACGGATCAAGAAGCTCGGCCTGGAGGCGGTGGTGTTTCCGGTGCTCGGCACCAGCGAGGACGCGGCGATGTTGCTGGCCGACTCCAAGGGCGCTCAGTTGATCGTCGCGGTGGGAACCCACGCCTCCCTGGTGGAGTTCCTGGACAAGGGCCGATCAGGAATGGCATCGACCTTCCTGACCCGGCTGCGGGTGGGCCCCAAGCTGGTCGACGCCAAGGGCGTGTCGAGGATCTATCGCAGCGAGGTCAAGGGCTGGCACATCGTGTTGCTGGTGTTGTCCGCGTTGCTCGCCCTGGTCACCGCCATGGCGTTCACCAACTTCGGCCGGCAGGTCGGCGACCTGCTGCTGGCCCGCTGGAACGACGTCGTCTACTGGCTGAAGGAACTGTTCACTTGA
- a CDS encoding copper transporter, with product MINFRYHIVSLMAVFLALAVGITMGVTLVSGEANKGLAAQAEQDRKQVQTYREQLAQTKELDKYRDAYAAQVGTQLTAGMLAGSSVALISMPNAPGATVSDLKQAIKDAGGTVASTTSVSADVFDPEKSDQVKKVIEPYSKEYSADDSLAAQVGTLVGRAVLAPQSGVTDQQAKEIGDTLNGQLIKLDRSDDQTAQLAIVVTAAASDPPIDGQRLERHVQFDLALDSRAAGTVIAGPNSTGTDGTDVATVRTDPDSRTVLSTVDVADLRSGVTTVIMAGREQLDGHQGHYGASNADSPAPELPVR from the coding sequence TTGATCAACTTCCGCTACCACATCGTCTCGTTGATGGCGGTGTTCCTTGCGCTGGCCGTCGGCATCACCATGGGCGTGACGCTGGTCAGCGGCGAGGCCAACAAGGGCCTGGCCGCGCAGGCCGAACAGGACCGCAAACAGGTGCAGACCTATCGCGAGCAGCTCGCCCAGACCAAGGAGTTGGACAAGTATCGCGACGCATACGCCGCACAGGTCGGGACCCAGCTCACCGCCGGCATGCTGGCCGGTAGCTCGGTGGCGTTGATCAGCATGCCGAACGCACCCGGCGCCACGGTCTCGGATCTGAAGCAGGCGATCAAGGACGCCGGTGGCACGGTGGCTTCGACCACCAGCGTCTCGGCCGACGTGTTCGATCCGGAGAAGAGCGATCAGGTGAAGAAGGTGATCGAGCCGTACAGCAAGGAGTACTCGGCCGACGACTCGCTGGCCGCGCAGGTGGGCACCCTGGTCGGCCGGGCCGTGCTGGCACCGCAGAGCGGTGTCACCGACCAGCAGGCCAAGGAGATCGGTGACACCCTGAACGGGCAGTTGATCAAGCTCGACCGGTCCGACGATCAGACCGCCCAGCTGGCGATCGTGGTCACCGCGGCGGCCAGCGATCCGCCGATCGACGGGCAGCGGCTGGAACGACACGTCCAGTTCGATCTTGCCCTGGACAGCCGCGCCGCCGGGACGGTGATCGCGGGTCCGAACAGCACCGGCACCGACGGCACGGACGTCGCCACCGTACGCACCGATCCGGACAGCCGGACCGTGCTCAGCACCGTCGACGTGGCCGATCTGCGCAGCGGCGTCACGACGGTGATCATGGCCGGACGGGAACAGCTCGACGGCCACCAGGGCCACTACGGCGCCAGCAACGCCGACTCCCCGGCGCCGGAGCTTCCGGTTCGATGA
- a CDS encoding DeoR/GlpR family DNA-binding transcription regulator, translated as MVSTPTIPRGGAMYPPQRQQAITELLLAEGRRVSVGAIADRLRVGAETVRRDLDLLERRGLLRRVRGGAELVESLPFERALAARHADQAAEKRAIADAVIKELPAEGVVVLDSGSLTYVVAERMPTDLPLVVVTNNLPAAALLAGRPKVTVMTLPGMIRGLTQASVDGWTTRRLETVSADLAIVGVNGLTPGLGLTTTNPEEAAVKRAMLLCARRRLVPVVSARIGRNSFCSFASVNEADKIITDPAAAPETVADLRVAGPEVHVVDQDDIT; from the coding sequence ATGGTGTCGACACCGACAATCCCCCGCGGCGGCGCGATGTATCCGCCGCAGCGGCAGCAGGCGATCACCGAGCTGCTGCTGGCCGAGGGACGTCGGGTGAGTGTCGGCGCGATCGCGGATCGACTGCGGGTGGGTGCCGAGACCGTCCGTCGTGATCTTGATCTGCTGGAACGTCGAGGTCTGCTCCGCCGAGTACGCGGTGGTGCGGAGTTGGTGGAGTCGTTGCCCTTCGAACGGGCGTTGGCGGCACGGCACGCCGACCAGGCCGCGGAGAAGCGGGCGATTGCCGACGCCGTGATCAAGGAACTGCCGGCCGAAGGTGTGGTCGTGCTGGACTCCGGGTCACTGACCTACGTGGTGGCCGAGCGAATGCCGACGGACCTGCCGCTGGTCGTGGTCACCAACAATCTTCCCGCTGCGGCACTGCTGGCCGGTCGGCCCAAGGTGACGGTGATGACCTTGCCGGGCATGATCCGCGGCCTGACTCAGGCGTCGGTGGACGGTTGGACCACCCGACGACTCGAGACGGTCAGTGCCGACCTGGCGATCGTCGGGGTGAACGGCCTGACCCCCGGGCTCGGGCTGACTACCACCAACCCGGAGGAGGCAGCGGTCAAGCGCGCCATGCTGTTGTGCGCCCGCCGCCGTCTGGTTCCCGTCGTGTCCGCCCGCATCGGCCGGAATTCCTTTTGCAGCTTCGCATCCGTCAATGAGGCGGACAAGATCATCACCGACCCCGCCGCGGCACCCGAGACCGTCGCCGACCTCCGCGTCGCCGGCCCGGAAGTCCACGTCGTCGACCAGGACGACATCACCTGA
- a CDS encoding glycoside hydrolase family 172 protein — MTDIAALRSSTTRSISPENFTGAKGAGAMATEGTGAQAARDLGKGWKVSPSVRIKAHETFDLANIDGPGRITHIWLTTHTDNWRTLALRAFWDGSDEPAIETPVGDFFVSGWGRFAQVSSQMIAANPNGGFNSYWPMPFRSSARLTLENLSETDVIVYFQITYEVDVDVADAGYLHAQFRRSNPLPARQTHPILDRIEGRGHYVGTYLAWGVNSPGWWGEGEIKFYLDGDDEFPTIAGTGTEDYFGGAWNFDVPGHGYTAFSTPYLGLPQILPPDGLYASQHRFGMYRWHVPDPVTFTEDLRVDIQALGWMSGGRYKPLTDDIASTCWFYLDRPSAARPDFPHPDQLEV; from the coding sequence ATGACCGACATTGCCGCGCTGCGCAGCAGCACCACGCGTTCGATCTCGCCGGAGAATTTCACCGGGGCCAAGGGGGCCGGCGCGATGGCGACCGAGGGCACCGGGGCGCAGGCGGCCCGCGACCTCGGCAAGGGCTGGAAGGTGTCGCCGTCGGTCCGGATCAAGGCACACGAGACCTTCGACTTGGCCAACATCGACGGCCCCGGGCGGATCACCCACATCTGGCTGACCACCCACACCGACAACTGGCGCACGCTGGCCCTGCGCGCCTTCTGGGACGGCTCCGACGAGCCGGCGATCGAGACTCCGGTCGGTGACTTCTTCGTCAGCGGTTGGGGCCGTTTCGCCCAGGTCTCCTCGCAGATGATCGCGGCCAACCCCAACGGCGGCTTCAACTCGTACTGGCCGATGCCGTTTCGATCCTCCGCCCGGCTGACCCTGGAAAACCTGTCCGAGACCGACGTGATCGTCTACTTCCAGATCACCTACGAGGTCGACGTCGATGTCGCCGACGCGGGGTACCTGCACGCCCAGTTCCGCCGCAGCAATCCGCTGCCGGCCCGGCAAACTCACCCGATCCTCGACCGGATCGAGGGCCGCGGCCACTACGTCGGCACCTATCTGGCCTGGGGCGTGAACTCACCCGGCTGGTGGGGCGAGGGCGAGATCAAGTTCTACCTCGACGGCGACGACGAGTTCCCGACCATCGCCGGCACCGGCACCGAGGACTACTTCGGCGGGGCGTGGAATTTCGACGTCCCCGGCCACGGTTACACCGCCTTCAGCACGCCCTACCTGGGACTGCCGCAGATTCTTCCGCCCGACGGCCTGTACGCCAGTCAGCACCGCTTCGGCATGTATCGCTGGCACGTGCCGGACCCGGTCACCTTCACCGAGGACCTGCGGGTCGACATCCAGGCGCTGGGCTGGATGTCGGGCGGCCGTTACAAGCCGCTCACCGACGACATCGCCTCCACCTGCTGGTTCTACCTGGACCGCCCGTCGGCCGCGCGGCCGGACTTCCCGCATCCCGATCAGCTGGAGGTCTGA
- a CDS encoding NAD kinase, protein MLSPVLGRAEQEAPTARSGIRRVAVLTHTGRDEAVKAASRLINGLSAAGIVCVLPSADIAHLKLSRSDPSIEMLPEADPIIGLDTPEVPQIELLVVLGGDGTILRGAEWVLASDVPLLGVNLGHVGFLAEAESSEIDLIVETVVNRSFRVEERSTIDVRILSPLDPSGAERVEWSSFAINEVTIEKAARERMLDLMVEIDGRPLSRWSCDGVLVSTPTGSTAYAFSAGGPVIWPGVDAMQVLPLSAHALFARPMVLSPRSRVLVEMLDGMAPEAVVWCDGRRSTVLKRGMRVEVVQGRHRLRLARLSEAPFTDRLVHKFGLPVAGWRGGAEARHRQSRGED, encoded by the coding sequence ATGCTGTCACCCGTGTTGGGCAGAGCTGAGCAGGAGGCGCCGACCGCCAGGAGCGGCATCCGGCGGGTCGCCGTGCTCACCCACACCGGGCGCGACGAGGCGGTCAAGGCGGCCAGCCGGCTGATCAACGGTCTGTCCGCCGCCGGCATCGTCTGCGTGCTGCCGTCGGCCGACATCGCCCATCTCAAGCTGTCCCGATCCGATCCGTCCATCGAGATGCTGCCGGAGGCCGATCCGATCATCGGCCTGGACACGCCCGAGGTGCCGCAGATCGAGTTGCTGGTGGTGCTCGGCGGTGACGGCACCATCCTGCGCGGCGCGGAGTGGGTGCTGGCCTCCGACGTGCCGCTGCTCGGGGTGAATCTGGGCCACGTCGGCTTCCTGGCCGAGGCCGAGTCCAGCGAGATCGACCTGATCGTCGAGACCGTCGTCAACCGCAGTTTCCGGGTGGAGGAGCGGTCCACCATCGACGTCCGGATTCTGTCGCCGCTCGATCCGTCCGGTGCCGAGCGGGTGGAGTGGAGTTCGTTCGCGATCAACGAGGTGACGATCGAGAAGGCGGCCCGGGAGCGGATGCTCGACCTGATGGTCGAGATCGACGGCCGGCCGCTGTCTCGGTGGTCGTGTGACGGGGTGCTGGTGTCCACCCCGACCGGCTCCACCGCGTACGCGTTCTCCGCCGGCGGGCCGGTGATCTGGCCCGGGGTGGACGCGATGCAGGTGCTGCCGCTGAGCGCACATGCCTTGTTCGCGCGGCCGATGGTGCTGAGCCCCCGGTCGCGGGTGCTGGTGGAGATGTTGGACGGGATGGCGCCGGAGGCCGTGGTCTGGTGCGACGGCCGCCGATCGACCGTGCTGAAGCGCGGGATGCGGGTCGAGGTGGTGCAGGGCAGGCATCGACTCCGGCTCGCCCGGCTGTCCGAGGCGCCCTTCACAGACCGGCTGGTGCACAAGTTCGGCTTGCCCGTGGCGGGCTGGCGCGGCGGTGCGGAAGCCAGGCACCGGCAGTCGCGCGGGGAGGACTGA
- a CDS encoding HAD-IIA family hydrolase, with translation MLIDRYDSALFDLDGVIYLGPQPVPGAAEALDRLHDHGVRIGYVTNNAARTPAAVVDQLRGFGIACEESDVVTSAQAGARELLDRFGPGARVLAVGGDGLQTALDEAGLVRVDSADDHPVAVIQGYHPDLSWQAITEAALAIRQGAFWVATNTDPTRPTERGLVPGNGAAVAAVRAAVEVDPVVAGKPYRPLMEETVRRLKADRPIFVGDRIDTDIAGAGNLDIDSLLVLTGSHGPVQLFSAMGIERPTHLGASVADLLLAERVAEQTGEDKVAVGDIEASIDRQQQLRLSREPADDELLDAIWAAAKLLWQCADADLPVSGLELAGRLSNRLDSHH, from the coding sequence GTGCTGATTGATCGCTACGACTCCGCTCTTTTCGATCTTGACGGGGTGATCTACCTCGGCCCGCAGCCGGTGCCCGGAGCGGCGGAGGCTCTCGACCGGCTGCATGATCACGGCGTACGCATCGGCTACGTCACCAACAACGCGGCCCGCACCCCGGCCGCCGTGGTCGACCAGCTTCGCGGCTTCGGCATCGCCTGTGAGGAAAGCGATGTCGTCACATCGGCGCAGGCGGGCGCCCGGGAACTGCTGGATCGCTTCGGTCCCGGTGCACGGGTGCTCGCCGTCGGCGGCGACGGGCTGCAGACCGCACTGGACGAGGCCGGCCTGGTCAGGGTCGACAGTGCCGATGATCATCCGGTCGCGGTGATCCAGGGATACCACCCCGACCTGAGCTGGCAGGCGATCACCGAGGCCGCGCTGGCCATTCGGCAAGGCGCCTTCTGGGTGGCCACCAACACCGATCCGACTCGGCCGACCGAGCGGGGCCTGGTGCCCGGCAACGGTGCCGCTGTGGCGGCCGTGCGCGCGGCTGTCGAGGTCGATCCGGTGGTCGCCGGCAAGCCCTACCGGCCGTTGATGGAGGAGACCGTACGACGGCTCAAGGCGGATCGGCCGATCTTCGTCGGCGACCGGATCGACACCGACATCGCCGGTGCCGGAAATCTGGACATCGACAGCCTGCTGGTGCTCACCGGATCGCACGGACCGGTGCAGTTGTTCTCCGCGATGGGCATCGAACGACCGACCCATCTCGGCGCCAGCGTCGCCGACCTGCTGCTGGCCGAACGCGTGGCCGAGCAGACCGGCGAGGACAAGGTCGCGGTCGGCGACATCGAGGCCTCGATCGACCGGCAGCAGCAGCTGCGGCTGTCCCGTGAGCCGGCCGACGACGAGTTGCTGGACGCGATCTGGGCAGCGGCCAAACTGCTGTGGCAGTGTGCCGACGCGGATCTCCCGGTGTCCGGCCTGGAGTTGGCCGGCCGGCTGAGCAATCGGCTGGATTCGCACCACTGA
- a CDS encoding TlyA family RNA methyltransferase, producing the protein MISRLDVELAARGLARSRSHARELIDQRLVLVNGSVAGKASQQIAEHDQLELTEHDPYVSRAAYKLIGALDDLGLSVPARVLDAGASTGGFTQVLLERGSAEVIAIDVGHDQLHPLLRQDPRVIPYEGHNLRDLDLDLLDRRPVELVVADVSFISLTLLLGPLTSVIGSGGRLLTMIKPQFEVGRERLGKGGVVRTDALRRAGVQAVVEAAATIGWHPQAAARSRLPGPAGNVEYFVCFASRPPAPGVIDGLFDQDPAGR; encoded by the coding sequence CTGATCAGCAGGCTGGATGTCGAGCTGGCTGCCCGAGGACTCGCCCGATCCCGCAGCCACGCTCGGGAACTGATCGATCAACGCCTGGTGCTGGTGAACGGATCGGTTGCCGGCAAGGCGTCCCAGCAGATCGCCGAGCATGATCAACTCGAGCTCACCGAACACGATCCGTACGTGTCCCGGGCCGCGTACAAGCTGATCGGCGCGCTTGACGATCTCGGCCTCAGCGTGCCCGCCCGGGTGCTGGACGCCGGCGCCTCCACCGGCGGATTCACTCAGGTGCTGCTGGAACGCGGCAGCGCCGAGGTGATCGCGATCGACGTCGGACATGATCAACTGCATCCGTTGCTGCGGCAGGATCCGCGGGTGATCCCGTACGAGGGTCACAACCTGCGTGATCTTGATCTCGACCTGCTCGACCGCCGGCCGGTCGAGCTGGTGGTGGCCGACGTGTCGTTCATCTCGCTGACGCTGCTGCTCGGCCCGCTGACCTCCGTGATCGGATCGGGCGGACGGCTGTTGACCATGATCAAACCGCAGTTCGAGGTCGGCCGGGAACGTCTCGGCAAGGGCGGCGTGGTGCGCACCGATGCGCTGCGACGAGCCGGGGTACAAGCCGTCGTTGAGGCGGCCGCGACCATCGGCTGGCATCCGCAAGCAGCGGCCCGCAGCCGCCTGCCGGGACCGGCCGGCAACGTGGAGTACTTCGTCTGCTTCGCATCGCGTCCGCCGGCGCCCGGAGTCATCGACGGCTTGTTCGATCAGGACCCCGCCGGCCGCTGA